The window AACAACGAGCAATATTGGTTAATAGCCCTTTCAAGCCCAATACGGTTACCGACTCCTCTTTGCGACTGGTTTCTGTAGTCGGGCGTGTTTGGGGGATCTCGCTTGGAGTAGTTTCCTTCTCTCCCAGGGTGAGATGGTTTACGATTCTCCCGATGTTAATATCCCCACATCCCACGGCTTCGAACAAATCATCGGTAGATTTCAAATCAAATTCTTTCGCCAATCGCTCCAGATTGATATCTAATAATCCCAGGCGGCGTAATTCTTTTTCAATCAGGACTTTGCCCTGGCTGATGTTCTGATCTCGGGCTTGTTTCTTGAACCACTGGCGAATTTTTGCCTTGGCTCTTTGCGTTCGCACCAACCCAAGATTAGGATTGAGCCAATCACGACTTGGTCCGCCGCGCTTGGCGGTCAGGATCTCAACCTGATCGCCAGTTTTTAATGTGTAGTCTAAAGAAACCAATTTGCCATTAACTTTTGCCCCTCGACATCTATGACCGATGTCCGTATGAACATGATAGGCAAAATCGATAGGTGTCGATTTCGCTGGCAAATCAATAATATCGCCTTTGGGCGTAAATACGTAAACCCGATCCTGAAAGACGTCGGTTTTCATGCTGTCCAGAAACTCTCTGGCATCAGCAACATCCTGGCGCCATTCCATTAGAGAACGCAACCAGAGTAAACGCTTTTCATACTCATCATCCCGTGATACCCCTTCTTTATAGCGCCAATGAGCAGCAATACCATATTCAGCGTTCTGGTGCATTTCAGGCGTACGAATTTGAAATTCAAGCGTTTTTCCATCATCGAAAATTACAGCAGTATGAAGCGATCGATAAAAATTGTCTTTTGGCGCCGCAATGTAATCGTCAAAAGCGCCAGGTATCGGTCGCCAATTGGTATGAATTACGCCCAATGCAGCATAACAAGTGGGAATATCGGCGACAATGATTCTGACCCCTCTCACATCATAAACCATGTCAAAGGGGATTCCCTTCCGCTTCATCTTCATGTAAATTGAATAGATGTGCTTGGGGCGCGCCGTGATTTCAGCCTGGATGCCGGCTTTAGTTAAGCAGGCAGATAACTTCGCCTTGATGGTTTCCATTTCTGCTTCGCGTTGCGAACGACGGGCTGCGAGTAAATCGGCAATCTCCTTATATTTCTCAGGCTCAACATAACGAAAGCTCAGGTCTTCTAGCTCCCACTTCATATTCCAGATACCCAACCTGTTCGCAAGCGGAGCAAAGATATCCAGCGTCTGCTGAGCAATTCGCTTTCGCTTATGCTCAGGCATATAAGCAAGCGTTCGCATGTTATGGAGGCGATCAGCCAGTTTGATTAAGACAACGTTGACATCTTCCCCCATAGCTAAGAAGGTTTTTCGTAAAGTCTCAGATACAACATCATAACGCCGACTGCGCATCATTTGGGCAGCTTCAGCTTCAGGGTCGGGTAAGCCTCGCTTTTCTGCCATTTCACGTACAATCTCTTCTTGTTCGACCATTTCTGCCTGCTGATCGCCGCGCGAGACTCTTGGTAAGTTGGTCAATTTGGTGACGCCATCTACCAGCATAGCAACCCGTTCACCAAACATTTGTCGAATGTCTTCCAGCGTCACTGTAGTATCTTCAACTGTGTCATGAAGTAAAGCTGCCACAATAACTTCTGGTGGCACATGCATCTCTGCCAATATTCCGGCAACCGCAACGCAGTGATTAATATAAGGCTCACCCGAAGCGCGTTTTTGTCCTCGATGGGCTTCGTCTGCAATGTAATATGCTTTGAGAATGATCTCTCGATCGAGTTGATTGTAGGATTCGGGTAGAATAGCCAACAGGTTGTCTATGCGCATAATTTCTTGCTTACTCTCAATCGCCATCACCATCTATATCTCATAATGATCTTTTTCCAATGGCTTATCTACACTTGTTTCCTTCAGACAAGTTCTGCGCTCTCACCGACAATGCTTAGTATACTCACCCATCGCTAGAGAATCAATAGGGAAGATATAACAAACCGCTCCTGTTTTATCCAAGAACAGGAGCGGTTTTCAAATTAAGTTTCGCTGTCACGAATTGACAACAACTTCTGCCGTTTTCGCTTCGATCTTTGGCGCTCCTTTTGGCGCCAGACCAGCTTCCTGCACAATACGCGGTACGATCTCTTCCCAACCGACAGCCATTAGATGGATACCATGGACACCTTGCAGTTTCTTTACCGCCTCGATTAGCTCTAAGGCAATTTGAACTCCTTCCTCTGATGCGCCATCTCCAGCTTTCTCCATGCGCTTCATTAACTTATCTGGGATGAACACTCCCGGTACTTCGTTATGCATATACTGAGCAACTTTATAACTTTTAAGCGGGGTAATACCCACAAGGATATATACTTTATCGAGGATGTTCCGCTTAGCCAGTGCGTTAAGCCAGATTTCGAGGCCATCAATATCATACACCAGATTGGTCTGGAAGAATTGCGCTCCCGCGTTGACTTTTTTATGTTCACGAATCGCCTGGAAGCGTGGCTCGGAGGCATAAGGAGACGCAGCCGCTCCGATAAAAATCTTAGGCGGGAATTTGATTGCTCTTCCATCAAGATATTTCCCCTCGTCCCTCATCCGCCTCAGAATCCAAATCATTTGAATAGAATCGATATCTACCACATCCATTCGGCCGCGTGGATCTGGCGCCATGCGCATACTGTCTCCCGAGAGGCACAAAATATTCCGCACGCCCAGTGCGTTAGCTCCGAGTACCTCGGCTTGTAAGCCAACCCGCGTCCGATCTCTGGCTGCGATCTGCATCACCGGTTCAGCACCAGCCTGAACTGCCATTACGCTGCACGCCCAACTGGACATGCGCGGGGTAGCTGAAGGGGAATCGGTAAAGTTAATTGCCGTCACATAAGGCTTGATTAACTCAATATTTTGGAGCAGTTTATTGGTAGAAACCGTCATTGGCGGTGCTACTTCTGACGTGACAACAAACTCACCCGCCTTTAGTCTGCGTTCGAGTTCGGATATTGGTTCTGTATACATTGGAGGATGATACTCTGCATCCCCTTGCCACCAGTCAGGTTGACGAACCGGACGAAAGATCGAATCCCACACTACCGTTCGCTTCACAGGATCTTTAGAAAGAAGACCGGTGACAACGTTTTTTGTGCCAATTTTCCTTACTTGCTTAACAACATCCCCCCAGGTTTCTGTCCCAACCTTATTCCAATCCAGAGGAGGCAGGACCTCTAACAAATACTCCTCACGTCCCATCTTGAAGGCGCGATCATATATTTTATACCAGATGCAAGGTCTGGTTTCATCAACGTAACAATGCTCTGGAGTTGATCCGCCGCAAGGCCCATTCCGGATGCCTTTCGGACATTCCATAGGGCAAATAAAAGCAGTCTCTTGTAATAAACAATTACCGCACATTCGGCAGCCAAATAACGGCCCCTTAACCAATTTCTCTATCCCGGCTAGTAGACGAGCACCAAGCGGCTCTTTCTTGAAAGGATAAAAAGGTGGTTGCCACCTTCTACCCGGTGTAAATATCGGCATAAATACCTCCTACAATCTTTCGCATTTTCTTATAGTTCTCATTGTTCGAGATAACCATCCGCATAAATCACTTTATTGAGCAAGATCTGGACAGTTTTCCACACAGCCACTTGCTCAGGATCGCTGAAATCTATGTCTTCGGGGGTGATTTCTTGCATGTCCCTAATTTTATCAGCAATTCGCAGGTAAAGGCGACCAATTGGCGTAGATTCATCTCTTTCTTCAATGATCCGAATCGTTTCTTTCAGCTTTTCATCCAGTGGATCGGCAATCATCATCTTCAATCCTACCCCCATCAGCATCGCACAGTAGACGCGATTGATCAGCGGTCGGTTTTCGCGGGGAACGGCATTCGATACATTGGATAATCCCACCGAAATTGCGGGAGGCGGGTCCCAGGCAAATTGAAGGGTGCGAATTGCCTCGATGAGTTCAGGGCAGTACTCCTGGCAACCAGAAACAGTCAAAACCAGCGGGTCAATGATCAAATCCTCTATGGGCAAACCAACTTCCAATGCGCGTGGGATCAAATACTCAATGGCAATGTTCACTCGATCGTCGGCGGCAACCGGGATTCCACTCTTACCCATTGTCAATGCAATCAACTTCGTGTTGTACTTTTTTGCAAGTAATGGCACTTTTTCAAGGCGTTCGGGTTCAGCAGAAGTGGAATTGATGATTGGTTGAGCTTTTGTCACTTTCTTCAGCCCGGCTTCAATGCCCACTACATTGGTCGAATCAAAACTCAAAGGGACGTCTACTACTTTTTCAACTGTTTCAACAATCCAGGGAAATACTTCCTCTCCATCAGCCTTTCTGGGGCCAAGATTTAAATCCAAGGCTTTAGCGCCCCCTTCCACCTGTTTTACAGCAAGTTCTTGAAAGAACTTTGCATTTCTTTCCTTGAGCGCCTCTTTTACTTTTTCAGAGATAATATGAATGTTTTCTCCTATGATATACATGGGGGACCCTCCCTTTTCTAATGTTAGGTTTGAACAGGTATTTTGTTATTTTGGATGGCTTCCAACACAGTTGGAAAACGGTTTAAATCGGTATGTGGTAAAAACATTGCCGACATAAACGCCTCATAAAAAGTGTTGTCAGCCGACAATTCAATGTAGGTCATTTTGCTGGCTATTTCACGGATTCTTTCACGATGATCCTGGCTCAACAAGGCATAATAAGCTCCTTTAACAGCCGTGTTTCCGAGAAAATTGAATTTTTCCCACGGCAAATCTGGAAGCAAGCCGATCTGTATCGATTTTTCGATGTTTAAATATTTTCCGAACGAACCACCGATTAAGACTTGTTCGGTTTCTTCCAACGGCACGCCAACACTCTGAGCGAGCACAAGAAAACCTGCATAGATGGCTGCCTTAGCTCTCAAAAGGTTATCGATATCGACACGGGTGATGACAATATCGCGTCCATGTTGGGTCTCGTCCTTCCAGGCAACAACGTATTCCAGTCCGTGTTCCCCTTCCCGAATGCGAGGGGTTGAGAGATTGGTATTTAAATTGCCGGCTTTATCGACAACACCAGTCATAAACATTTCGGCTAACAAAGAAATCAAACCGCTCCCACAAATTCCTCGAGGTTTGCCACCACCAATTACCCGATATGTCGGCTCGTAAGTTTCGGAATGGATCCAAACCTCCTCAATTGCTCCGCTTGTCGCCCTCATTCCATCTCGAACACCCGCACCTTCAAATGCAGGACCAGCCGAACAAGCACAAGTAACCAGCCACTCTTTTGAGCCCAATACCATTTCGCCGTTCGTTCCAACATCCAGAAACAGGGTTAATTTATCCGTGTCATCAACCCCTGCAGATAGAACTCCTGCAGTGATATCCGCCCCAACATAACTTGCCACACCTGGAAGACAATCAACAATTGCGTGAGGGTTTGCGATTAATCCAAGTTCATTGGCGCGTACGAAAGGGGCTTGATTAAAAGTCGGAACAAAAGGTGCCAAACGGATATAGCTCGGCGGGATGCCCAAAAAAAGGTGCATCATGGTCGTATTGCCGGCAACAGTGAGCTTGAGGATATCTTGAGGGTTTACGCGAAAATTCTTAACCCGTTTACAGGCTGTCTCAATCAATTGATTGATGGTTCCAACAACCAACTCCTGTAATTCCTGTAATCCACCCTCTTTATCAGCATAGATGATCCGCGAAATAACATCTTCGCCGCGGCGGATCTGGGCATTGTATTCAGCCACCTGTGCATGAACGATCCCCGTCCACAGGTCAACCAGCCACAGGGTTACTGTTGTAGTCCCGATATCAATTGCTGCTCCCCACACTGGACTATCATCTTCACAGTGATAGGGCTGAATATCGATCAGGCGTACCTTTTGATCCCCATCCCGGTCTGTCATTACATCTAAGTAGATAGTTGCCTGCCAGTTCCCTTCACGAAACACTGAGCCTATTTTCTTCAGGAGAGAAATGGGCACCTCAACATCTTTATACCCCAACTCGACCCGCAAGTGTTTCTGTAAACGGCTCAGGTCATCCGTTTGGTCTTCATAGTCGGGCTGCGCAAACTCTAAGAAATATCGTTTTAGAGTTTGCTGATATTCAGGTGAATACCCGGGGATTGGCTCAACCTCCACCGCGGTTCGATCGGTTACCAGTCTTCTTTCGATCTTCTCTTGTTCAGGTACCAGGATAGA is drawn from Anaerolineae bacterium and contains these coding sequences:
- a CDS encoding 5,10-methylenetetrahydrofolate reductase, producing the protein MPIFTPGRRWQPPFYPFKKEPLGARLLAGIEKLVKGPLFGCRMCGNCLLQETAFICPMECPKGIRNGPCGGSTPEHCYVDETRPCIWYKIYDRAFKMGREEYLLEVLPPLDWNKVGTETWGDVVKQVRKIGTKNVVTGLLSKDPVKRTVVWDSIFRPVRQPDWWQGDAEYHPPMYTEPISELERRLKAGEFVVTSEVAPPMTVSTNKLLQNIELIKPYVTAINFTDSPSATPRMSSWACSVMAVQAGAEPVMQIAARDRTRVGLQAEVLGANALGVRNILCLSGDSMRMAPDPRGRMDVVDIDSIQMIWILRRMRDEGKYLDGRAIKFPPKIFIGAAASPYASEPRFQAIREHKKVNAGAQFFQTNLVYDIDGLEIWLNALAKRNILDKVYILVGITPLKSYKVAQYMHNEVPGVFIPDKLMKRMEKAGDGASEEGVQIALELIEAVKKLQGVHGIHLMAVGWEEIVPRIVQEAGLAPKGAPKIEAKTAEVVVNS
- a CDS encoding 5-methyltetrahydrofolate:corrinoid iron-sulfur protein methyltransferase; this translates as MYIIGENIHIISEKVKEALKERNAKFFQELAVKQVEGGAKALDLNLGPRKADGEEVFPWIVETVEKVVDVPLSFDSTNVVGIEAGLKKVTKAQPIINSTSAEPERLEKVPLLAKKYNTKLIALTMGKSGIPVAADDRVNIAIEYLIPRALEVGLPIEDLIIDPLVLTVSGCQEYCPELIEAIRTLQFAWDPPPAISVGLSNVSNAVPRENRPLINRVYCAMLMGVGLKMMIADPLDEKLKETIRIIEERDESTPIGRLYLRIADKIRDMQEITPEDIDFSDPEQVAVWKTVQILLNKVIYADGYLEQ
- a CDS encoding Acetyl-CoA synthase corrinoid activation protein, producing the protein MAVCKVTFNHQAEPVVVKSGTLITEAARLAGIEINQPCGGQGRCGRCVVQVTEGKVRQRSSLRLSAEDISLGYCLACQSVIEGDISILVPEQEKIERRLVTDRTAVEVEPIPGYSPEYQQTLKRYFLEFAQPDYEDQTDDLSRLQKHLRVELGYKDVEVPISLLKKIGSVFREGNWQATIYLDVMTDRDGDQKVRLIDIQPYHCEDDSPVWGAAIDIGTTTVTLWLVDLWTGIVHAQVAEYNAQIRRGEDVISRIIYADKEGGLQELQELVVGTINQLIETACKRVKNFRVNPQDILKLTVAGNTTMMHLFLGIPPSYIRLAPFVPTFNQAPFVRANELGLIANPHAIVDCLPGVASYVGADITAGVLSAGVDDTDKLTLFLDVGTNGEMVLGSKEWLVTCACSAGPAFEGAGVRDGMRATSGAIEEVWIHSETYEPTYRVIGGGKPRGICGSGLISLLAEMFMTGVVDKAGNLNTNLSTPRIREGEHGLEYVVAWKDETQHGRDIVITRVDIDNLLRAKAAIYAGFLVLAQSVGVPLEETEQVLIGGSFGKYLNIEKSIQIGLLPDLPWEKFNFLGNTAVKGAYYALLSQDHRERIREIASKMTYIELSADNTFYEAFMSAMFLPHTDLNRFPTVLEAIQNNKIPVQT
- a CDS encoding GTP pyrophosphokinase produces the protein MVMAIESKQEIMRIDNLLAILPESYNQLDREIILKAYYIADEAHRGQKRASGEPYINHCVAVAGILAEMHVPPEVIVAALLHDTVEDTTVTLEDIRQMFGERVAMLVDGVTKLTNLPRVSRGDQQAEMVEQEEIVREMAEKRGLPDPEAEAAQMMRSRRYDVVSETLRKTFLAMGEDVNVVLIKLADRLHNMRTLAYMPEHKRKRIAQQTLDIFAPLANRLGIWNMKWELEDLSFRYVEPEKYKEIADLLAARRSQREAEMETIKAKLSACLTKAGIQAEITARPKHIYSIYMKMKRKGIPFDMVYDVRGVRIIVADIPTCYAALGVIHTNWRPIPGAFDDYIAAPKDNFYRSLHTAVIFDDGKTLEFQIRTPEMHQNAEYGIAAHWRYKEGVSRDDEYEKRLLWLRSLMEWRQDVADAREFLDSMKTDVFQDRVYVFTPKGDIIDLPAKSTPIDFAYHVHTDIGHRCRGAKVNGKLVSLDYTLKTGDQVEILTAKRGGPSRDWLNPNLGLVRTQRAKAKIRQWFKKQARDQNISQGKVLIEKELRRLGLLDINLERLAKEFDLKSTDDLFEAVGCGDINIGRIVNHLTLGEKETTPSEIPQTRPTTETSRKEESVTVLGLKGLLTNIARCCNPAPGDEIIGYITRGRGATIHRQDCPNIMRIQDRERLVKVSWGEPKSTYPVPIRITAYDRNGLMKDISTLVADEGVNMSSIAVETSRNLAMINITLEVHDIAELSRLLDRLENLPNVIEAIRVRPG